A single region of the Longimicrobium sp. genome encodes:
- a CDS encoding ABC transporter substrate-binding protein, protein MRCSLPALLLLALAACGGDARPSRDAAASSDSARYGGTLVIGYASDVGDVSPLTWQVQNALYMQQFVLFTPLITYDEKLQPIPRLARSWEVNADTTLLTFYLRDDVWWQDGVRTSAYDVKFSYDLARD, encoded by the coding sequence TCTCCCCGCCCTGCTCCTCCTCGCCCTCGCGGCCTGCGGCGGCGATGCGCGGCCGTCGCGCGACGCGGCGGCATCCAGCGATTCGGCGCGGTACGGGGGGACGCTGGTGATCGGGTACGCGAGCGACGTCGGCGACGTCAGCCCGCTGACGTGGCAGGTGCAGAACGCGCTGTACATGCAGCAGTTCGTGCTCTTCACCCCGCTCATCACCTACGACGAGAAGCTGCAGCCGATCCCCCGGCTGGCCAGGAGCTGGGAGGTGAACGCCGATACCACGCTGCTCACCTTTTACCTGCGCGACGACGTCTGGTGGCAGGACGGCGTGCGCACCAGCGCGTACGACGTGAAGTTCAGCTACGACCTGGCCCGCGATC